A window from Thalassophryne amazonica chromosome 15, fThaAma1.1, whole genome shotgun sequence encodes these proteins:
- the med28 gene encoding mediator of RNA polymerase II transcription subunit 28 produces MASNMSGMFPGQQPPGPHPVGGPGGLGQPGFPGTGARTPGNATLVDELEASFEACFASLVSQDYVNGTDQEEIRTGVDQCIQKFLDIARQTECFFLQKRLQLSVQKPEQVVKEDVSELRNELQRKEMLVQKHLTKLHHWQQVLEDVSLQHRKPSDLPPPGPLTFLEQASANLPPAPLKQN; encoded by the exons ATGGCGTCTAACATGAGCGGGATGTTTCCTGGTCAGCAGCCGCCTGGTCCGCATCCTGTCGGTGGCCCCGGTGGACTGGGCCAACCGGGCTTTCCTGGTACTGGTGCCAGGACCCCGGGGAATGCCACACTGGTGGACGAGCTGGAGGCCTCATTTGAA gCCTGCTTTGCATCTCTGGTAAGTCAGGACTATGTTAACGGAACAGACCAGGAGGAGATTCGAACTG GTGTGGACCAGTGTATACAGAAGTTCTTGGATATTGCCAGACAGACAGAGTGCTTCTTCTTACAGAAAAGGCTTCAGCTGTCTGTTCAGAAGCCAGAGCAGGTGGTTAAAGAG GATGTGTCAGAGTTGCGTAACGAGCTCCAGAGGAAAGAAATGCTGGTGCAGAAGCACttgaccaaactgcaccactggcAACAAGTGCTGGAGGATGTTAGCCTTCAGCATCGTAAGCCCTCAGACCTCCCCCCTCCCGGACCTCTAACCTTTCTGGAGCAGGCATCCGCAAACTTGCCCCCTGCACCtttaaaacagaattaa